The genomic stretch CTTACCAGTTATCGAATTAAAACTTTTGAAGAGTAACAAAACCAGCAGAGGGATAAGAAAGCAAAAGGAATATGAAAAAGTAAATAAAGCATCCCCAAATATGAATGACTTTGAACTGCAGTTATACCTCACAATATTGTAAAATACAGATTGAACAAGATTGAGAAAATAGTGAATTGGATATTTACACAACCTGTTCGATGGGTTGCCTTTCTTTAATGGTTAACATGCAGCACTAAAAGCTGATAAATTAGGGTTTCCAGTTTGCCGGTGATTGTGAATTGGGGTATCAAAACACCTCATGTTATAGCAGAGCTTCCATTTGAAGTAATTCTAATGTGTGGAgtacttatttatttaaatttaaatcatataattgtgtgataattaattgtcatttcataataaattataaaatctcaaccttttattttattccttttattaaaataatataatagaaATTTTTCATTCACACATTCATATCATAGTGATGACTAATATCGTAGGtgcaaaatattgttttattatattattttgttagtGTAAGATTGGAAATTCACAAATTTCGGGGTATTCTTTTATGGTTGTGCTTGAATGGAAAGATTTACGAAAATATTTGAGGAGATGATTTTATGTTCTGAGTAGTTTAAAATTTACTACagttacttaaaaaatatatttaatatttgaatcATTTGTCAAATGAGTTTGATCAAACAAACCAATGAATTTATTactatgaatttgaaattcttaaCCTTAAATTCATTcgttcaaatttaaatatttggtgGAGTTGGATTTTCTAATGGTGTTTGGGATTTGATAGAGTATTTGAATGAATGATTAGCAAATTTCATATtagaataaatttgaaatcactAAAACGactcaaaaaataatttagttCATATTTGGAACTCATTACGGTGAAAACAAACCAataaatttgttattatgaatttgaaatctttaatttttaattcaaatttacaCAAACTATTATCTGttgttattatataataataaaataaatatataatatatttttactatttcatAATGTATAAGCCCTTACTTTTGATGGATATATGTTCATATTTACTCTAATCATTCTTCCAAGATATTTAATAATGTAAGTATAAATtcatcataaaaaaaacttCCGAATTCTCCTCTCAATCATTATCCTAACATGAGAGCAAACGTTAATGTGAAATTTtcgtgttatttttaatttgacgaGATATAATATAGACAGTATAGATGGTATAGACTAGGTGTCTCAcatttcaaaaccgtcgctaaatgtccaatttttttgggcgttcataaaatataaaatataattaaaataattcaaaacacgTGGGGTGGCCCGCGTGTCAGCAAACTCGCCCACTCTCATTGGAGAGATAACACCCCTTTAACACCCACTGTGGGTGTCCTAATAataagtatatataatatagatatttgtatagatttttttttagaagATATTTGTTGTATAGATAACATTGCATATTCTTGGAACGTTCAATTGCGAAAAACAAAATTAGTtatcataaaattataattaaatttaaatttaattgtaaATGATGAATATATTCTAATTTATGATGAGTATATTTTGATAGggaaatatttatattgtatGCACATGCGACAATGTATGTACCCGTCTACTAGTAATAACAATGTAATAAATTATTGCAAGTAAATCTTATTTTCTCatcgtttcaaaaaaaaattgattttaataacaagttgttaaataatttgttaaaaatgtaaattttgaaaatgatgCAATTCATTATACAAAGGCAAGTTGATTGTATATAATGaactattaaataatattacagaaacaatttgttattttgaaaaatacaagTATTCATTATATAAATGCAAATTGATCACTTAATTTGGACcttctttgtttttttctccTCCAGAAAACTTGGAGCTCAAAATTATGGTCGTACGTACAGCAGGACTGCTAAACTTTACGTACCTTTGCAGCACAAAAATTATGCATCAACCTAAAACTTATCACCCGAAACTTCGAAAGTCGTGCAGTGGGCAGTTTCTTGCTTCAGTTTGCTTGGCACATACGAGTCATCTGCTACACTATCCGAAAGTTATGTTACGAGCGAACATAGAGGCCATTTACAGATGATGCAAATAGAGCCCCAGCTTGTTACTTTCACGAGTAAAAGTCTGTACATGGGATCACCACGATCTAACACATGCCGTTCCCAATCTGATGGCACTCCGAAGGGATTTTCCTTCAGCCATTGTCCTTGATCAGTTTTCTCAACATCATGATTCACCAATGCAAGTTTTAATTTGCCTTGTTCTATGAATTCTTTTTCATTCTCATAGCTATTGGATTATATATANACCATTCCCTAATTTCAATTCACATAAATGGGAAGCTCATTATATTGTGTTACATTTTATGGAAGTGTAAGAATAACTGGTCAAGAGACTATCTCTCGAGAGCGTCGACGCAGGGAGTGCAAATCAAGCGCCCGATTTGAACTGGAAAATACTTGACTTGTATGCAAGCATACAAGCGCGACCTGACTGCGTCGAATATCGGACCGAAAAATCGCCTAACTAAGCTATGCCACCTTTTCCTACTTTTTTATTTTCCGGAAGAGACCTTCCACATGTCTGACTGTCGGTGGCTGGCTGTCAGTGCTTCGTATGGCTGTCTATTGATGGCAACCTTTGGCCTTTCGTATGGATGCAATCAACTTGAATAAATAGAGGATGTGTCAAGCTCGAAAACACATCAGAAACATCCATTTTGTCCCTCGTTCGTGCTTTCTTTCTCCTGTTTACACCAAGCGCAAGCTGCTTGTGGTTCTGCGTGATCTGTTGATAAAGTCCAGGTACTATTTTGTTTGCCAGTCTGGTGATTTGTGCAACATCGCCACAGGTCCGCCCGTTGTATCCTGGAAACAGTCGTCCGACTAAATCCTCGAATTGAAGCACATACCAGAGGAGACGAACATACTGTTCTAAAGGAACTAAATGTTAAAAAAGAATTCAAAATTAGATAATTGATGATGCCCGGGTAGATTGGGTGAGTTGGGTCGGTAATCTACCGAGCAGAGAAGTGTACTTTTCCCATGAAGATTTTGACCTGATAGGATGAGTCTGGCCACGCCTGATGAGAGGACCGCCGGTGGTCTGACCTGGTCTCTCGGGTGGTCTTGCCTGGTCTCCCGGATGGTCTAATGGGCTGAGACTGGGTCAGACAATCTGCACACACTTACTATACACTGTTCTTGATTAGACATATGCCCACGCCTTGTCCTCTGATGACTGCTCATGCACTGTCCTCTGACAACTGCTCATGTCATGTCTTTTGTCAGTTGGCATGATGACCCATACTGGTGATTAAGTGACCTGAACCCTGGTCGGGAGTGAGGACATTGGTCGGGCAAGAGGACCTTGGCCGGACTAGAGGACTCTGGCCAGGCTAGAAGACCCTGTCCAGGCGAGAGGATCCTGTCCGGGTGAAAAGATCCTGTCCGGGTCAGAAGACCCTGGCTAAATTTTACCCATGTTCTACTCTTATGAGCAAATTAGAATTTGGTTCGGTTAAGTTTTCTCTTTTCGTCCGACTGCAAGAATGACCCGAACCCTTTCCAAGACATCAAGAATAGATAGGAGGAAAGTATACAATCACAAGAAACGGTAATAGGAAAATATATCTCCATATTGCAGGTGACAATATGATTGTTGAATGAGATTCATACGTATTcctatatacatatatagttAACCAATAAAACTAGTTAGCTATAAAGCTAAATATTTCTCAATACAATGATTACGTCAAATTTCAAACATGTAACAAACTAACAACCATGACACTGAATTGTTTTGTTACAGATTTCGATGGTCAATCATAACAAAGCCAAGAACTATTTTGAAGTTAATGAAAGGGAGAAAGATAGGCATTTATTCAAAGTGGAAGCTAAACATAGTCCTTAACACAACaaacttgaaaataaattaactcAACCAATGATTTTAAATCTTAactgctttccttggagcttttTGTTCAAAAAATTTGAACCTCACAACTTTGTAAATTAGTCATAGTGATGTCTCCACTCATTAGCTTTTTTCCAAGATTGTGAAGACTGAGACCACTAGCATCTATGGTTTTCCTAGTACTAGGGAGTCTTAAAAAGATCAGGTCTTAAccgacatttttttaaaattttccaagAAAACAAAGGCTTCAATTTAAGCATATTTATCAAATGCATGGAATAGTGAAACTTGTCCAAATCGTGAAATTACAACCTCGTATACCTACACGAGCAAGATTGACCTTCATAGTCATGGACAATTCATCTTGATTCTCATACAGTTTTCGCCCTATATTCCTGTAAATACATGTTCTTtctctttgtattttaaactttgagaGTACATAGAGTCAAAAGTATACCCGAGTATTGTTTGAAGGCCAAAAACTTTATTGTCGATATTTAAGGAAATCACATGGTAAGCCATTACTAAATTTGGCAGGAACGAACTGCTTACATATTTTGGATGCGCAGTCGATGAATGTTATTAAGACGATGATCTACTAGCTGAAATCTATCCAGAGCCCAGTAAGTTCACAACTCAAAATTTCAGGAACGAATTTGTTCAGAGAGGATAAAAGACCTTTGCATTTATCTCTAGCCCAAGAAAATTCATATCTTTAGTTCTTCTTGCCATTCCAAACATAAACAAACCATTGTGTGCAATTTTCCAACCATAATTTACTATCTTTACTTCCTTGATCATACAATTTATTACCACAAACTTGTTGACTAAAATACAATAATGTAGACAGCCTCGAGCTTCAAACTGATTAATATAGCGGTTGGTGAGGACAAGGAGGTTCTGGGGTCATATATAGTAGACAAACTGCAAAAGTTTCACCAGAAAtttctgtttttttaaaaaaaatctaaatgttGTTTGACTCGGAATTATTAATGCAAACATGCATGAAATGTAGACCtaaacaaaaaatacaaatttgaaaGAAACCAATAGTTTTTGTATACTGACATCGTAGGACAGAAGCATGAAGATCTCTGAAAATGCTTCATAGATTGGTAATCATATGCCAGTACAGTTTCCTAGCCAACCATATGATACCAAAGGATAATAGTAAAGGTGGTGCTTGGATTTTTATTCATGTTGAGTTTATGCACATTTGGGCAAGGAGTAGTCACAAGGAGATGTGGAAGCAAACaaaaaactgttcaggtattaattttttgttatttgaatAACTTGGTCACAGGAAGATCACCACTTCCAACATCAACAACAAAGGAAGCATTGGATCGCCAAGCGATATTCCAGTCTACATGAAAGGGATACGCCTGCAAAGATAAAAACAATTTATAATGCGCTAGCAAGTTTCCAAGAAGAGGAAATCGATCAGGTATATATCGCTCCCTTGTAGATTACtgaataaaaagtaaaaacacaCCCATTTAAAGATCATTTAtaagaacaaaaaataattgatgAAGTTAAAGAAAAGCATCTCTAGCTGGTCGATGCCACAAGGGCGAATAgtgtataaataataaaatcaagatcaatggaaaacctTGCAGAAGATGGTCCAAAATGAACAAGGAACATTTTATCTTGATGTCATtgttgtaacgacccattacaggcccagtggactgcccatacagcccactgccccgatcgaccaaAGGCTATCCcaatcttgggctccctcaaggggccttttctctcacggactttccataggcgtcgtacgggttactcatagaactctccagcccatgcactggagcttgtgccttcccagactcgaacctgagatcacatggatatatagatactcagcacaagtctggtaccaattgagatatatagatactcagcacaagtctggtaccaattgagctagacttgtgctgagtatctatatatccatgtgatctcaggttcgagtctgggaaggcacaagctccagtgcatgggctggagagttctatgagtaacccgtacgacgcctatggaaagcccgtgagggaaaaggccccttgagggagcccaagatcgggatagccttgggtcgatccgGGCAGTgggggcctgtaatgggtcgttacaattgTGTCCACCACAACACCATGATCCACATACAGAAATTTTCAAAGATGGAGTTCGGTATGCAGACTCTATCTAATGCCTCGAGCCCAGGAAGTTTTCTTCCTTTAAGTACCTCCCACACAACTGCAGCATTTTTTACGAAATTATCTTCTGAGAAAGATTTCGATTTGCTTAATAATTCTTTAAACTGCATGTTCCTAACAAAAGTTATACTGCAACTGCTTTTCTTTAGAGTACCAAGTTCTTCTGCCAGTTTAAACGCTCCACCTTTACCATGACCTAACGAGTTAAACTTCAATGGGCCAATCCACAATATTctctggaaaaataaaataacttttgttacgacaaaaaatgtaaaatttaagGGGGAAATCAAGCATATACAATCAACTCAGATTTCCGAGAgaatctaaaaaataaacaaatttctGTTTTCAAGTcctaatattaaatataaaggcATTTCTGCATGTGTAGCCACGGAGTTGACCTCTACACAGGGTAAACATACAGCACATCCCTGTCTAGAAACTGAAAATTTACTATTTCTCTCGTAAAGATTGAAAAATCTAATAAAACATTAGCAGTATAGTGACAATTAGCAGGTAAATATCTACCAACTGCCTAGTAAAAAGACCAGATCTTCGTCAAATACAAGAAGAATTGCATAGAGCAATCAAGTTAGCCATTCTTCTTCGTATGCACTACCTAGCAATGGAGATCACTGCACTTTCATATTCCTCTTTCTCCCTTCTAGAACAGCTAATTGGAGTTTTTCTATAACTTAGAACATCCTGAATCTGTGGTAAATCAAAAAGATGACTATCAGCCACTATGATGTTCATCTACCAGTAGGTGTATGGGAAACTCGATTAAATCTGACAAATGTCCAGGTATCCGGGTATTTTTATGAGAAACCAATAATCTCTTTCATAAGGATGATAACATCTGAACTATAAATACCTAAAGCAGGAAGGATAATGAACCTTGAGGACATGTTCTctcaaatgcaaaagaataccTGGTTACTTACTGAATGCTGTAAGTGGTGGCTTTACCTTTAGTAATAGAAGTAACAGAAAATATCCCAAGTTGCTCTGGATTATGATTATTGATACACCAAACGTCATTTGGAAAAACAAGTGGAATATTTCTTGACTTTGCAGACTCCACAATACTGATAGAATCTTTTGTTGCGCCAAGCTCCACATATTCCATCGGAACAGGCACTCCAAGGGAATGCATTATCTGAAAGGCCAGACTCCCAACAAACCTAAACCATCACATGTAGAAGCTAAAATCTCCAGGGCAACTGCTTTGTCTGCAAGGTTACCTCCTCCTATCTGCACATAAATTGAAGCACCATAAATAAGAGaccaaaaaattcaagaaagagCCAATTAAGAGAgtctatatttataatgaaaaaggagaacataaatatatatactggCTTTattactttatatcttacttaAAAATGAATGATGGTACACTATTTATAGCCTCAGTCTAAGAAAAATGAAACTACAAGATTTTAAGTTAGGAAAACCTATAACAAACTCAGTGATCTATTCCTAGAAATTAACAGTACACAACTGCCCAGAGATAATACCAAATCCTTAATTTTTTGCTACATAATTTATCAGAAAAATTCACCAGTTGCAGTTCAAACAAATTATTGAGCAAAGATTATAATCTTAAAATAGCCATATGGGGACTTTCACTGGTCCAAATGAGTTTCTTGAGCTTATAGAGGCCTTCCTCAAAATAAAATCCAGAAACACAGGCAGGGCAAAAGGAAGCAATACCAAGAGTTAAAGCTAGAACTTTATGAGACTGAGAAAAGGCGTCGTTAACAACAATATCAACACCGGTTGCAAGTTCTTTGGCAAACATTGAATAGTTAGCCAGTTTTCCTTTCAAGTAGAATAGACTTTCGAGCAGAATAATGTCATAATTTTTACTCTCTTCCACACCAGAATGAGTGTATCTTTCAGAAATTTCACTGGAACAACTTTGAGTTCAAGTACTGACGATGGATAATCAGCACAAAGAGCACTTGAAATATCACAACAGAGAATTGAAATGTGGTAACTAGGAACAGTTAACCTACCAGTCAAAAGAAATGTATACCTGCTACAGATTCTGTTGAAGGATATACTCCCGAAGGAAACCTAGAATTGGCAGTCTCACTCCAGCTGCCCACTATGATTACTCTTGCACCTGCTTCATACAAATACTTGATGGTATAGAGAGCATTGGCTGGTGGTGACTGGTCTTCCTTTTCGTCGAGTAGAATAATTGAATCTAATCTAACCATGACAACTTTTTTAAATATCTCATCCTTGGGGAAATTTCTAAGAGTTTGCACATGaggaaaatcaataatttttacTCCATCAGAAGCTGCATCCTAAGTATAAAAAATGCACACATGATGACTCTACAAAACCGTCTCCGCAAACAACCTGAGTATTGAATGATTCCGTATGCTCAATTCTCTTagttttctttaaataattacaATAAAACTTTTGTATGCATGTGGAAAAGAAAATCGTATAGTGTTCATAAAGTCATATTTCATGTGATCACAATGTTTGAGGAAATGTTAAGCTCGCCACACTATATATACAGAATTACCAAACATACAAATCTttaatgaaaaaggaaaatcacATAAACGTCAATCAAAACTTCAATCCAAAatgcaaagaaaaaattgacAATTCAACTAATCTACCTCTTCTCCAAGCAAATGTGCATCTAGATCAACCAGTTTGCAAGTAACTgtagaaataaattaaaatatcagGTGATTGCTTCCGTAAGATTAAGcaacaaatataaaaatcatgaaataacGAGAAAACAACCTGGTAATGGAAACAGAACGGCTCGCCATTTCCTTTTCCTGCATGAAATCCTGTTTTTGAGACGAAAAGATGCTTTGTGCTGCTGAATTTTGATTGAATTGAAGTCAATAATTTGACGATTAGAAATTTCGGGCAAGAGATTCCCCCAAGTACGATAGTAACTTATAGCTAAAGCAATTGCTCATCTACTACAACCTTCAGATCGGGGTATAAAGAATGAGAAGACCTATTACTCCCATTTTACCGTAGTTAAGCGCGCATACCATCGATGTTACATAACATTCACACTTGAAATGTACAGCACTGTAATAAATACAGTAACACAATGACTGAATGAAGTTTACACCTCCTAAATGCGGAGAAACTGCACCAATTAAAATGGGTACACGAATATGTATAaaataaacaagtaaagatacaTTTGAATTCATTGGACAAAATGATAATGTTGAGTTACAGAAGAAACTAAAAATACACGCTAAATTTTCTCGAAAAATGTCTTAGATTAGGTCCGATACCTAGGTGGATTCTAATCACATTCACCAGCACGACTAACTACATTTTCTAGTTAGACTAACCTAATCAACTGCTATATTCTTGAGCTCGAGTATGCAAATTGTCTTTGACTAAGTCACGTGGGGAATTACAAATTTACAACTGAGGGAGTTCTAGCTGGTTTTCCATTGACTTCCGGAGTATAAACTCAACCCTCCTCTTCTTATCATCTTTTTCATCCTCACGTTCGAACCAGGATGAAGTTCTAGCAGCTGCCTTGTTCTGAATCCTCAAATCAAGTGATTCTCCAAAGACTTTTTTACCACCCTTCAACTCCAGAAATATAGGTTTCCTCCTCTGCGGAAGAAGCTTGTCTCCATCACTTCCAGAATCAAGCCCATCCTTCATCGCCTCAATAGCAGGAGCAAATGTCTCCAATAAAGAGGCACGCTTTTCTGTGCGTGACTCACCAGGAAGCTTAGCATGTACATCAACCGGTAAGAAGTTTCTCCCACCATCCAGCAACGGCTTATCAATTTCTGAAAACTCAGACTTCCCCACCTCATCTGGTTCGGCTAAATCTCCAGCTGAGGCTGCAGCCGCTAATGACCCATTACACACCAGCCGCTGCTGCAAGCTTAACAAGGACCTTTCTGCTTTTCTACGCTGCCTTGCCAGCTCAATCATATCTGTACGAGGGTCAGTGCCCCTCTCATTCCATACAGGCGTTTGTATATATGTATG from Primulina huaijiensis isolate GDHJ02 unplaced genomic scaffold, ASM1229523v2 scaffold43351, whole genome shotgun sequence encodes the following:
- the LOC140970118 gene encoding uncharacterized protein isoform X2 → MQSVFAHQQLQVCGTRYTRGTAYLHKASFRLKNRISCRKRKWRAVLFPLPVTCKLVDLDAHLLGEEDAASDGVKIIDFPHVQTLRNFPKDEIFKKVVMVRLDSIILLDEKEDQSPPANALYTIKYLYEAGARVIIVGSWSETANSRFPSGVYPSTESVAGIHFF
- the LOC140970117 gene encoding transcription initiation factor TFIID subunit 8-like, giving the protein MNGGGEVDGKRDDQGLIIRSGTNKFGRAISRIFVAQMCESIGFQGVNESALDSLAGIAIRYISDLGKTAKFHANLAGRAECNVFDVIQGLVDLGSSQGFSGVSEALYDCVISSGPIKELEEYVVFAEEIPFAQTVPRFPVIRGRKMIPSFSQMGETPSSKHIPVWLPAFPDPHTYIQTPVWNERGTDPRTDMIELARQRRKAERSLLSLQQRLVCNGSLAAAASAGDLAEPDEVGKSEFSEIDKPLLDGGRNFLPVDVHAKLPGESRTEKRASLLETFAPAIEAMKDGLDSGSDGDKLLPQRRKPIFLELKGGKKVFGESLDLRIQNKAAARTSSWFEREDEKDDKKRRVEFILRKSMENQLELPQL
- the LOC140970118 gene encoding uncharacterized protein isoform X1, which encodes MQSVFAHQQLQVCGTRYTRGTAYLQHKASFRLKNRISCRKRKWRAVLFPLPVTCKLVDLDAHLLGEEDAASDGVKIIDFPHVQTLRNFPKDEIFKKVVMVRLDSIILLDEKEDQSPPANALYTIKYLYEAGARVIIVGSWSETANSRFPSGVYPSTESVADRRR